The Apostichopus japonicus isolate 1M-3 chromosome 20, ASM3797524v1, whole genome shotgun sequence genome contains a region encoding:
- the LOC139961812 gene encoding uncharacterized protein isoform X4: MLSGSQRYSIDGFTGNVCMNGEDGYHPNITMKLSHLCVILQILVAAQCVKSEVICQDTYKVVLHERAAVSCTYDISFHTVRWYRYGSDESFLRIDGQKKSGSGFTSGEFDIEANGTMIITEVDIKHEGNYTISVLGVDGRGTRQELQIYVIAHPKDIVIQHCDSSKSSKACDHVLKDELADIVLCIAKDARPAVDITWFRISPDGPHKVNTPDNYTRTLNKTTSLYTTQSVLSLDKNSFSLQYFICSVSGHALKDKTNVSILINGNVPYGNGKMEQKYVMEGDTVELFCPNMSYPLAYAKITMADRREEVWMRLNPSSQSDECFGQSICVFPTKGLVSLTALNRNQDTSLECIYGNGKSAERHVTNVTVMVIPKASSTVIYGCESFENCSKSIPSRGRIKCSVFGVKPPVSLIMKANERSAGDIEFSEESNTIQKDYDSVTSSTHLSAAYEIQECVDLVKVTCLPSDNELQEYILASQVVLQIDKSTCSGGGHGALVAVLTVGFVLIVCAAVIFTYMYTKGHLSKVSARCSSQKHDSEEGTALNTDQTDGAQEKKVHQDSNEVTGDDPLSHQPLLQDDSKLSGNQPNEGEESTLADVPQISKDQQTQINQPKEEDKSTQNGMPQESQTPKNESTEKETYLPGDSPEAPQVEVESNQSTQEEDSTPVEAPQTTNLDELVESFINEPSKKMYDLWRGILDSRNESLCIYLKRYIPDKMKMTEDTITAIMKFFATCKKNDWITSEESLDLVKITVEKQSVKLALQGLGIAYALKQIDDKQYAQISRPLKPEIQQSGRDLADATIHYFITHEIGSEFVMPIIGYRGIGNKIPYPYFLQSIHNKFQGDRSKNKLSPLFKAIVQTATSTAKNSIFTDEVLNDLSNGQELSEIFLRALYFSVQNTTIDASTCVDILKNSLKSNQITNADYHRSMNTCCKDGWLTGENVLSILHHSLDNHLDKETYFLLQMKSLLQDKKINLNQWVDELKLCRREGMVDRDSLYLQVKDFISNTTFGWTKEKWIKLVCELQDEKLLGSKKCSDLLQIIIDKHDMTEREMNSILELPTFELTSVPKNILHKVKFKQQDEDLESSQLFGKQKHDGLAGNVEMKSVKNREELN; the protein is encoded by the exons ATGCTAAGTGGATCCCAACGTTATTCTATCGACGGCTTTACAGGGAACGTTTGCATGAACGGTGAAG ACGGTTATCACCCGAACATTACAATGAAGCTATCACATCTGTGTGTGATTCTCCAAATACTAGTAGCAG CTCAATGTGTGAAATCGGAAGTCATCTGCCAGGATACATATAAAGTTGTTCTTCACGAACGTGCTGCCGTTTCCTGTACGTATGACATTTCGTTTCACACTGTACGGTGGTATCGATATGGTTCTGATGAGTCGTTTTTACGAATTGACGGTCAAAAGAAATCTGGTAGCGGCTTCACCTCTGGAGAATTTGATATAGAAGCAAATGGTACCATGATCATTACAGAAGTTGACATTAAACACGAAGGCAACTATACAATATCGGTCTTAGGCGTAGACGGTCGGGGAACGCGTCAggaattacaaatatatgtCATAG CACATCCGAAAGATATTGTTATCCAACACTGTGATTCCTCCAAATCATCAAAAGCATGTGACCATGTACTCAAAGATGAATTGGCCGATATTGTTCTCTGCATAGCGAAAGATGCAAGACCCGCCGTAGATATTACATGGTTTAGGATTAGTCCAGATGGTCCACATAAGGTCAACACACCAGACAACTACACCCGAACATTGAATAAAACGACTTCTCTATACACCACTCAGTCTGTTTTAAGCCTTGATAAGAATTCGTTTTCATTACAATACTTCATATGCTCAGTTTCTGGACATGCATTGAAGGATAAAACTAATGTTTCTATTTTAATAAATGGAAATGTTCCTTATGGGAATGGGAAGATGGAACAGAAATATGTTATGGAAGGAGACACAGTTGAACTTTTTTGTCCGAATATGTCTTACCCTTTAGCATATGCAAAGATTACAATGGCGGACAGACGCGAAGAAGTATGGATGCGTCTCAATCCATCAAGTCAAAGTGATGAATGCTTCGGTCAATCTATTTGTGTCTTCCCCACAAAAGGATTGGTTTCATTAACAGCGCTCAATAGAAATCAAGATACATCATTGGAATGTATATATGGCAACGGAAAATCCGCCGAACGACACGTAACCAATGTTACAGTGATGG TAATTCCTAAGGCTTCCAGCACTGTCATTTATGGATGTGAGAGTTTCGAAAACTGTTCCAAAAGCATTCCAAGTCGAGGAAGAATAAAATGTTCTGTGTTCGGCGTCAAACCTCCAGTTTCGCTAATAATGAAAGCAAACGAACGTTCAGCAGGAGATATAGAGTTCTCGGAAGAAAGCAATACTATACAAAAGGATTATGATTCTGTGACATCAAGCACGCATTTATCAGCAGCATATGAAATTCAAGAATGCGTTGACCTGGTTAAGGTAACGTGCCTTCCGAGTGATAATGAACTCCAAGAATACATCTTAGCATCTCAGGTGGTTTTACAGATCG ATAAATCTACCTGCTCCGGTGGAGGGCATGGAGCGCTCGTGGCTGTTCTTACTGTTGGTTTTGTTTTGATAGTATGCGCTGCAGTAATCTTCACGTATATGTACACGAAAG GTCACTTATCAAAGGTCAGTGCGAGATGTTCAAGCCAGAAACACGACAGCGAGGAAGGCACGGCATTAAATACTGACCAAACCGATGGGGCTCAGGAGAAG AAGGTTCATCAGGATTCGAACGAGGTTACTGGGGATGATCCTTTGTCTCATCAGCCGTTATTGCAAGAC GATTCAAAACTTTCAGGCAATCAACCGAACGAGGGAGAGGAATCTACACTAGCAGATGTACCTCAGATATCAAAG GATCAACAAACTCAAATTAATCAACCCAAAGAGGAAGACAAATCTACCCAAAACGGAATGCCACAG GAGTCACAGACTCCGAAGAATGAATCAACAGAAAAAGAGACATATTTACCAGGGGATTCACCAGAG GCTCCTCAAGTTGAAGTTGAAAGCAATCAATCAACACAGGAGGAAGATTCTACACCAGTGGAGGCACCACAG ACTACCAATCTCGACGAACTCGTGGAATCATTTATAAATGAG CCATCAAAGAAAATGTATGATCTTTGGAGAGGTATACTTGATTCACGCAAC GAATCGCtttgtatttatttgaaaagatatattCCAGATAAGATGAAAATGACCGAg GACACGATTACTGCGATTATGAAGTTCTTCGCTACCTGCAAAAAGAATGATTGG ATAACTTCAGAGGAAAGTTTGGACTTGGTCAAAATTACAGTGGAAAAG CAATCTGTTAAATTGGCTTTACAAGGACTTGGGATAGCATATGCACTTAAACAG ATTGACGATAAACAGTATGCGCAGATAAGTAGGCCCTTGAAACCCGAAATTCAG CAATCGGGTAGAGACCTGGCAGATGCAACAATACACTATTTCATTACACATGAG ATAGGGAGCGAATTCGTTATGCCGATTATTGGTTATAGAGGAATTGGAAATAAA ATTCCTTATCCCTACTTCTTGCAATCTATCCACAACAAATTTCAAGGA GATCGTAGTAAGAATAAATTATCTCCCCTGTTCAAAGCTATCGTGCAGACAGCAACATCTACG GCAAAGAATAGTATCTTTACAGATGAAGTTTTGAACGATTTATCAAATGGCCAG GAACTATCAGAGATATTTTTAAGAGCATTGTATTTCAGCGTGCAAAACACAACT ATTGATGCAAGTACGTGTGTggatattttgaaaaatagtctaAAGAGTAACcag ATAACTAACGCTGACTACCACAGGTCTATGAACACATGTTGTAAAGACGGTTGG CTGACAGGAGAAAAtgtattatcaatattacaCCACAGCTTGGATAATCATTTG gacaaagaaacatattttcttcTGCAAATGAAGTCTCTTCTTCAAGATAAAAAG ATTAATCTCAACCAATGGGTTGATGAATTAAAACTTTGCAGAAGAGAAGGCATG GTTGATAGGGATTCTTTGTATCTTCAAGTGAAGGATTTCATATCAAACACTACTTTCGGA TGGACCAAAGAGAAGTGGATCAAACTTGTCTGTGAACTACAGGACGAAAAATTG CTGGGAAGCAAGAAGTGTTCGGACCTCCTGCAAATTATTATAGACAAACATGAT ATGACGGAGAGAGAAATGAACAGTATTCTCGAGTTACCAACATTC